The Sphaerospermopsis torques-reginae ITEP-024 genome has a window encoding:
- a CDS encoding chlorophyll a/b-binding protein, which yields MTQPQPTVTPKLEEPKFGFNEYAERLNGRAAMIGFILMVVIEYVTNQGVLAWLGLK from the coding sequence ATGACACAACCACAACCAACCGTCACCCCCAAATTAGAAGAACCTAAATTTGGCTTCAACGAATATGCTGAACGTTTAAACGGTCGTGCAGCTATGATTGGCTTTATCTTAATGGTGGTGATTGAATATGTCACTAATCAAGGTGTACTTGCTTGGTTGGGTTTGAAATAG